The genomic interval caaattctcacacaaaataaaataagcaatttaactttttcaaagcccaaaacaaaaataatattaaaaaaatatattctaacaatattttattcaacttttaactttaatctcaacttatcccatcccatctcatctcatctcatctgcgaaaacaaacaagaccttaATAGAAACAACTTTTTGAAGGGATATCATTTATTACTTTCATGtggaaataaaaatacattcatcTTATATTTGGTGTCTTTTCCATTGTACTTCAAAATAGGTACAAAAGAAAAGCCGGtggtgtacttgggctattcctttgttatcaataaaaatttactcttataaaaaaaaggtacaaaagAAAGGTCCTATAATTATGCTTTCACATTTTGTAAAGTGAATAATTGAACATTTAACCtttaggggttggctcaagtggtaagagccttggtcttggtgatATGCTTcctccaagtctaaggttcgaagtttgggtgcaaacaatttctaggggccatcaggCTAAAAGATTCACCCTTGAGTTACCTGATGTGTACTTGGGATAAACTCTTAGCCAAGGGCCTGGGCACCGCTGGAATTAGTCGGGAATTTGTTctggacacctggtgccaataaaaaatgaacataTTTTCATGGATTGTCCTGGAATAGAGGAAGGGTCAGAAACTAAAAAGGGTGCAAGTAGCTTTTCAGTCATCAACTGGAAACTAGTtatcgaaattttttttatagtaccTATAAGAAAATTCATCAACTGGGAGTACTGTTTGGGaggaacttatcaaaaaagtttgGGAGGAAAACTTTTcatttgtaattattatttaatatgcaGCTTAGTGGTCGCAATTTGAGTTAGTTAAATAACGCCAACTCACTTTTGTCTCCCTGACCTCCACCCAAGATGTAACTCCATATTGTAAGAAGCAATGGATTCTAAATTCTAATGAAACCAACTGCAATAGCTGCACTTCTTATGCCTTTTGTCTTTCTGTCTCATGATAGGATGGTGTAGAAAACAGTGACCCTTTCGTGTTTTTGCCTTCTGATGAAGCTGGTTTACGGCAAATGGCTGGCATCACACCTCCAGCACGTAGCAATCCATATTCACCTAGAGCTTGTAGAGGTGAAGCTTCTTATAATTTAGGGATCTCTGTGCAAGAAGAGCACGGCAATCTTGACTCATCCTCAGAAACATCAAATTTCGCCGCAGATGATTCGGACGTGGATATCATTGGAACTTTCCCAGTCGGAGGAAATGTGGGTACGAGTCATAAGGACGAAACAGATGAACAAACATCTCCATCAGCAGAAAGCACGGAGTGTTTGACAGGAAGCCCCAAGTTGCTCGGCGTTTCTGTTGTTGAAGGTTCGCAAGATCCTGATAAGATGCATAATAGCTATGGAGATGGTGATCAGCTGCCCACCCAGTTGCTGGACGTGGATGTCATTGATGATTCGGACATGGATATTACTGGAAATTCCTCTGTTGGAGAAAATGTGGGTACTAgtcagaaagaagaaacagaCAAACAAAGATCTCCATCAGCAGAAAATATGGAGTGTTTGACAGGAAGCCTTGCTTCTGCTGCTAGCAAGTTGCTGGACGTTTCTGTTGTTGAAGGTTCCAAAGATCCTGATAAAATGCTTAAAATTTATGGAGATGGTGATCAGCTGCCCACCCATCAAGAAATTTCCATCTCATTGCATCAAGATCCTGATATTATAGATAACACAGCGGTTGCTTGTGATAATGTGCTGGTGACTGGTGATGATCAGGTTGCAGAGTCATATGGGCAACGAGCTGCAAAAAGGCTGCGGCTTGCACCACCTCACGTTGCAGGTGATACCATGCTGATGACTGGTGATAATCAGGTTGCAGAGTAATATAGGGGCAATTTAGCTGGCAAATTTGGTGCGGCTTACACAACCCTTTCAAGGGAATGAAATCTTACACTCTTGGGAAGCCAGCACGAAAACCCTACCCTGTAAGTATGACTCGAGATTAATTTGCCGTTTCTTTTACTCTCTTCTCTCTTGCTCCAGGAATTAATTTGACATATTGTGAATAGTGTTGTGGCTCTATAATGACTGTTGCTGGCATATGGAAGAATTGATAGAAAATTGCTCAGATATagttttctcaaaaataattttacccGCCTctcaaagatgagatgatattgtTGTTTGCTTTGGATAATTTTGTTAAAGCTTGTTTGAATTCCCTAACTCCAAGTTCGAACCCAAGTTAGTATGATGCCAAGCCAGATATGATGTATGTCGTCAAGCTAGgacaatttgtaagttttctttctATAATTATCTTTTGTAAGCTTTCCATATTTGATATTGAGAGATGAGGGAGGTAGGTGTGTGGGTGAAATGGAGACAAGACCAGAAACAACCACGTCCACGTAGGACTAGGTATATGGCTACTGGAGAGATTGCGGTATCATTAGAATGCTTTGGAAACTTACATTTGGGTTTCGTTGAACGGGAACTTACAATCCAAACCATGTGCTAATTGGATAGCAGACTTAGTTTTGAACGTAGGcttgttttcaatttcaatGAGCACTCATGATCAATAAATCTGAAGGGAGCCAAGCGATTGCGCGTTTATAGCTTTTATACGTATGAGGATATAATTTTGAAGTTTTAGGTGTTGTTCTTCgcaaacgattttttttttattattattttaaattatgttatttccAGTCATTCCTGTGGCGCATTTGAagtaattaagaaataaaagttgctcaATGAAGGAATTGGATTTCAAAAAAGCTATTTGCACCCGGGAGGGGTACCCCTGCGTACACGGCTAAccatatgtaaaaataaaacggtgcgtttcTTTTAAATTCAGCTACctctcatcatcttctcatcttcttctttgcaTCAGCTTCCCCACAGAAAGTGTTATCAAGATTTGGGGCTTTCATCACTTGGGTATACGAAAGTgctgaaagaatgaaagaacaAGGCAAAATGAGTAGATCTGGGATGAAAGAACAATTTGATCATGATTTGGGGCTTTCATCACCTGAGTATACGAAAGTgttgaaagaatgaaagaacaAGGCAAAGTGAGTAGGTCTGGAATGAAGTCTAAAGGGAGTAGATCTAAGTAGTGAGAATACTAGAGAAGTATTCTGAGAtggggttttttctttttttaaagaaattattattatttttttttaattttaattttaatttatttatttaaataatatcaacCACGTCATTCCGCAACAGGTACCTAACGCTGGGAGAATTGATTAGATTTTGCTTCATCGTGcatgaatttggattttttttttagtaaggaTTATataccaattttatttttagaactcTCGCTTTTGGCGATGAGTACCGTTTACAAGTAAAGGGTTCGGAGGTCCCAAAACCAAACTCGTGAAAACAAAGAACCAAAAAGTATACTGTTTTATTGCGTAAAACTAGGCAAAcctgatttcttttatgtaaattaTCCCTACCAAGCTTCTTGGAAGATGAGCAACTGCTTAATCAACAAGATAATTGGCTTCTCCAGATATGCATGAATTTTCCAAACTTGAAAATGTTGGTCACACATCAATTGCCAATAAATTTGAATCTCGTCAGCAGATCAACGGAGACGAAATGCACGGAATACGAAGACTAAAGGACGTGCCCAATTCCCTTATCATCTGAGATGCCATTTGGAATTTGCGTACGAGGCTTTGGAAGTAATTCCTTGAACAGGGATAGAAGCCCCGGCTATGAGAAATTTACAATACACAGCACTATCCTAACACAACATTAAACCTTGGTGAACATCCATCTCGTccaccaaataaaatataataatgaaatgatttaaaaCACCTAAGATTTTCACCCTATTTGAGTCTATCTAAAACAAAGACAAACCATAATGCCCGCAAGGCAGCAACTGATAGGCTTTTACCGGCCCACCTCTGGCTGCACCCGGGCGGCCTTCGGCCCTTCGGTGGTTCAAGCTGGCAATGAATGTTTGATTGATTCTACAGTACTAATTTACAATAATGGGACATCATGTAATGCAGCTTTCAAAAACTCAGCTGCATACACTGGTACAACTTCAATCAGCTGAAGCATGGACTACAATATCGGCAATCACCACCTTTCTGATGCAGCTAATCACTTCGTGTGCCACTAGGAATTGCTGGCATTTGGACCGTCTTTCTTATCGTTGGTAATGGGAGGAGACTCGCTCCCATTTCTGGCAGCAGTCAACTCTTTTGACTCTTCAATTGTTGGACATGAAGCCACTTCTTCCTCAATTGGAAGCGTACGTTTTGACCCCTCTAAAGCTACGCCAAGAACGATATTCTCTTCCAAGTGAGGCATTGGTATTGTAGGCGATGCAACAGCCCTCCCACCATCTTGCTTTGCTTGTAAAGAGGCTGAAGAAATTTCTGTTCTTTCACTGCCTGCTTCCAGGGAAGAAGCTAATGGCTTCTCGACTGTAGATCCGTGGTGGGTTACACCTTCAGAATTCAGTTCCATTGTCTCCTTCCCTGCACCTTCCATGTTTTTATGCTTGAGCTGCAGCACCTCAGAGTTGTTTTGGGCTGTACAGTCAGACACCGAATTCCCCATGTTGGTGTCAGATTTTTGCATTGCTGAAGCCTTAGGGTTTAAGCTTGTTTCTGAGGTTGACATTGCCGGAGTCTTATGATCTGCTTTTGGATCAAGACTCGAAGCTGATCCAGTATTTTTATCTGCCTTGGAGTCAGGTGTTGATACTGCTTCAACCTTGGTATCCTTTTCTACATTTCGCATTGGACGAGCtgaactcttatttttatcatcaccACTGATTCTATTAGAGGGTTCAATAAGTAGGAGGGGACGGTTAGCATATGGTCTCGAACGAGTGAAAATGGTGTCAGCAAATGGAATATTTTCCAAGTCAGCCCCGTTGTATATTTTCTGAACTGTGCGGATGGGTGTGGCAAGCCGTGCCCGATGATGGCTGATAACTCTGAGAAGGTCCAGGAGTATAGCTTCCTGTTTCattcaattaaataatcatCAGTGAGATAAATTCCAGGTCGATGACAAACTACACCATTAAAAAGGAATCAAAACTAACATCCAGAAATGAAAAATGTGTTTGACACCACCAAAGTTCCATTACCACAAATTGTCGGCCACCAAGCAATAAACCTAGAATCCTTAATAGTTAATACTAGAAAACAGGGACCCTCCTCTCTAAGACTTGTCTATCTTAATAAGTAATAACCAATTCTTATGACAGGCTGTGGTTTCTCATGTCCTCTAAGAAGCTTCTATAGAATTAATATGGCATCTAAAATCAAAGTTCACTCAAATAGTTTCCAATAATATCTGGCAGCTATACTTTTGGTGAAGTTTTGGAGAGTCAATCACAGTAGCAAGGATCCAAGGACATAAATGCACATAATAACATGATCAATATCTTcattattttgattaaaaaaaaaaaaaaaggaagctgTATATTTTCCCTGATCATTATCTGGTATATATTACTCTGCACAAGATGCGCCATCATTCCATAGTCTTACCTTGACACTAAGGTACTCTTCCATACGTGAAGTTTTCACAAAGCAAGATACCAAAATCTGCAAAAGTATCACCCAAAGGACAGATGTTAACACTTGCAATAAAACCAATACTCATCATTAACCGCACCAAAGGATAGGAAAGGGACTATAGTAGACTGCACATCTTCTAAACATTCAACTGATATGAAGCAACATAAAGGTGAACTCAAACTGTAGAGAAGAGCAGCAATTAGATGCCACATAGAAGTATAAAGCGTTGAACTCTGTACATAAAAATCTAACCAAACTTTCACGAGAGCTCAAAAGAGCATATTTCATAAGTAACTGGATAACTGTTCTCTAGCCTGGTGTGACGAATTAATAGCTATAGTTTAGAGCACATCCCTCTTACACCTATTAACAACTAATACCACTATCCAACCACAAGTCagcaaacaaattattttttaagatagaaTGCAATCTCAGGGAGCCCACATTGAAggtcacaacttttttttttaaacaagtaaATTAAAAGGACAGAAACTTAGATGATATCTTCTTGCAAACTTGTCGAAACCATGAAATAacttcatttttatcatatatatcttTCAAGTCATCTTATAAGTGTGAATACAATATtgtaatattctaaaaaatgaaaacaaaggcCTCACCATAAGTGCCTGATTTTCTGGATTGACACCTTCTAGAAAAACTCTTCTGTGTAACCTTTGCTGCTCTACTTGAGGATTTTTGGCCAAAACCTTACGCATATCAGCTACAATAGTCTGCATGAAGAAAAGAGATGATGAATATGCCATATTAGGCGATAGAATCAACAGAAAGTCCTTTGTTCACAAGGAAACCAAAATTGCTTCTAACATTAATCTTATTAACATCCAAGTGGCTGATGGCAAGATGGGTCTTGATGCGCCAATGTGACTTCTGGCTAAGGTTCCTCACAACATTAACAGTGAACTGGTGGTTTGGTATGTGTACTGCTTCACGATCATCGCCTCTTATAATTGTTGGTGACCACCAACCCACATGCTGGAAAAATATACAGGAAAACATTCATTAGATGGGGCAAAAACTATGTACTGTGGCAGAGTTCTTAAGCCATTTTGCAAAGGAACCAAACTTAATACAAACCTCAACTGTACCAGAAACTTCATAGCCTTCGATCTTTGTTTGAATCCATTCATTCACAACAAATGGCCGTGTTGCATGAATCATTACACTTGAAAGGAAATTAGTAAATATCTGAATTCCATAAAACATATGTATCAAGCTTTGGTATAAATGAACATTTATCTTAACAACAAAAGTAACAATGGTCAGGTAGCAATGTTACAGGTATATACAAGAATGATATAAGACATGCTACTACAAACACAAAAACTGTCAatatgagaagaaaatataGATGTACCTCACGACCAGCGAGTGTGAGCAGAACTGTGCCAAGACCACCAGCAGTTAGCCACTTTTGGGTAGAAAAACCCAACAACTCCATGAACAATGAAACAGCAGCAACCCAAACTGCAGTATAAACAGCTTTCCCAGCAAAATTGAAGCCCATCTGCCAAAGAAAGAATCAACTGTTGTgaaatgagattttcttttgcCCTCAATTTAGTGCCCCCAGAACTGCTAAATTCATTTCCCGACTCCtttatacaaaaagaaaaagaaaaagacaaaacaaggaaaagagagaaggagGGGAGGTATGCCACAATGCTTCCTCAGAAAGGTCAAAGGGGTAAACACCAGATGCAATTTAACAAAATGTGTACCatgcttttttaaaatttgcCTTCATTTTGTACAGCCTACATGCATGAAAACTTCAAACATTTCACAGTATGTGTTTTCTCTTCACTTTCCTAACACAATCATTGTAGCAAACCCATATTCATCAAGTAATAAGAACATGATAAGAGGAATAAAGGAGGTTGTGTGatggaaaaatattaagaaCATGATAAAGGAACAGAAACATACATTTCTTGCATCACTAGAGTCATTTGCCTCCATGAAGATTTGTTGTGCTTGTTGAATCAGGCTGCAGAGGGAAAGATACACCAAATAAGAACCATAATTCCACAAACCATGATACCAGacctaagagagagagagagtaactgAACCCTCAGAAAGATAAGATCCAACACGTTGACAACATCATATCGAAGTAGATATTCTTGATAACCAGCAAATCTTCAGAGAGAATTAGGCACTACACTCACCTTGATAAACAATAGGCACATGCAAGCACTGTCGATAGTGATCGCACAAAATCCAGAAGTCGTTGTTTGACAGCATGGCTAGCTTCTGAAGGTAGGACTACACGATCCAATGCTCTGAAACAAGGCACGCTGTAGTTAGTACTGATAGGAGGGATACACTTAGATGTTCTGGAAAGACATCTGAACTCTAGTTCCTTGAAACATAGAGAGACACCTGCAGATGAGTATTGCTGCAGTCCAAAGAAGAAAAGGCTGAAGATAAGAAGTCATAACGTAGTATGTAGTACTTTTCTTCCAGTTACTATCATTTCTCTGCAGCAATTTGTCATAAAGGAGTGAATCGGCATCAGGGATCTGACCACTGTTTAATAATTAGcactataaaagaaaaacattttaattacaTGAAGAAATATGGTCCTGCTGAGACGCAGGAGTGGCCCAAGACCCCAAGCAGCAAAGGCAATGATACCGGCAGCAGGAATCAATTTAAGTGCAGGAGAGATTCCGTGTAGAGCATCATATGACCTGAAATATGTAttacaataaaagtatttttacggggaagaaaaggaaggatgaagccacataaaaaaaaatgcaattaattTATAGCAGCACTTAATACGAACATTCTCCTTACTCCCATAAGTGCGTGAAGCAGACTGAGAAACAACACGTGGTTTATTGTAATCAAGCATTTAACTTAACCTTATCATGAAACAGTAATCTAATTTAGTGCCATAATCCGTTTCCATTCATGCTATTACTGATGCAACTGCAGGGACAGTGGTAGATCCAAGCTTAGCACTtagggggagagagggagagagagagccctGTAACTAGCTGGGCTCTTTGCATCAAACATTTATCAAGCTACAAAAGGAAAAGGATAGCAAGAAAAGAAATTCATGCAGCTGCAACAAGATGAGTGATATCTATAGGAAGCTGATTCAGTTGAAGAGACATAGCAACATGAATGAGATGCTACGGGAATATTTCAATCACAACCTTTCCAGGCTTCCAGTGATGTGGGGTTTGCATGCAGACCTATACTACCTGTGGAATGAgaattttcagataaaaaaaaaaaaaagggatgtACCTTTTCAAAACCACAGCTGCAGATTTCAGAAGAGGAATCTCATTTCCTCCCCCGGGTACTATAGCAGAACGGCACAACAAAATATTACATCCGGAGGATACAGGAAATATTGGACCACGCACACAGCTCAAAAGATGGAGACTCCAGGCATCTTGTCGCTGAAATCAAAAGAGAGTTTTCCATAGCCTTTAGACACTAGATAAATGAGAACATTCATTCTTCCTTTCACACACAAAGCATGTTTGCAGGCATTGAATGCTAACTTCAAAGCATTGACCTGCTGAAACCTTCACATGCAGGACAAAGAACACATATCTAAAACACTGAGCCGCACCCAAGAATACGACAGCTTGTAACAAACATTCGAGAAACACTGCCGAGTAACATAAAAATGTTCCTATAGCAACAAAAAAGGCACATAAATTTCTGACTTCTTTGAAACCCTACCAAACTATTTGATGAGAGATTGATGCGAACCAAGTTTAATCGAACCTCTCCCATCACACTCTGTAAgcaaaacagaaacagaatttCAGCATTGTATAGTTGAAAGAAAGAATCTATAAAGCACTAGTAAATATATTAGAGGGATATTGATCACGTACTCGGTTTTGTTTACCACATCCATAACTACTGTATATTCCCAATTCACGGGACAATCGCATAGAACCAGCAGGTGCCATCAACGAATTGTGGTGCAAATGCCACTGGGAGCACAAGATCTCAATGCAGTCCGTACTCAATCGAATCTTTGAAACCAAAGTCTTGTAAAGCAACTTCGTTTAAGGATTTCAGACTACCAAACAAATGTGGCACGTGCCAATGGGAAGAACTGGAAATTCAGTGCATGGAAATGAAATACAGGTACTGTTTATTACAATTCAAAATCTAGGCGCGGATATTTGTTACTAAATGTAgcgtttgctttctttaaaatCCAGATAATTGTACATGAGTAAACTAAAGAGGAAATTTCATTTGCAACTTTCGGGAACAAAACACTGCTAAATATTACAAGAGTCAATTTCTCCccttattttgttttccaaaGATTGTTCAGAAACCGTGCTGAcagagggattttttttttttttgatcagtaatcaaagtattttattcataaaagtaggCAAAACCAAGTATACAGGGAGTATACATAAGAAATAACTAACTAGAGTTTACAAACAATAGTAAAAAGTATGGACACttaggtctcatttgtttttatagatgagataagatgagttgagattaaagttaaaaaattaaataaaatattgttagaatatattttttaatattatttttattttgagatttaaaaaaatttgaattgtttattttattttgcgtggaaacttgaaaaagttgtaatgatgagatgtaTAGGTTTCaaagttttaaaagttttgggttttagtccgttacaaacaatggccccgtgaaaacaatgttttaaagaaaaaaaactttcagctcctccattgtctCCTCCATTAGTGAGGAGAGAGCTTCGAACCAAGTCCAAAACCCTAGATCTCAAAAAGCGTAATAATATACCACATCTACTGgcctttttttctaatttcccTTGGTTTCAGTCTATCGAACATCTATTTAAgacgggaaaaaaataaaacagtagcTGAATTTTACCATACTAGCTTCAGACCACTAACTAATCAATTTCCAGCAAGAACGGAACCGAAAATTTCCGTAAGACATATACAGAAaaattatccaataaaaaagaattcaaacaaccaaaaaaacaaagaagaaaatagattaCCTTGCAAAGCGAGATTAGCGAAAAAGCAATAGGGAACTTCTCTCCCAAATGCAAACCGGATCTCGTGAAGGAGGCATTGAGAAGAGCGAAATGGCTGGAAAGATGCTAATATGCGGCGGCGGGTGAAGTCTACGATGCCGACGTGTTCAAATGGAAATGCAAGGTTTTGGATGTTTTACGGCTTTTACGCGGACCCAGATCGAGGAATTTTTACTGTGGATTTTATGTGGCGAAAGGATTTGGCAACCTTTTTAACGTGCGCATGTTGCGTGTTGTAGATAGTTTCCGCTGATCCGGCAGGCACTTTGTCGAGCTGCCACGTGGTTCTGTCCTTCGTGGCGAGTCTGCATTCTCATGGTCATAGATATCAACAAccagataagatgaattgatacATCatcctcatttttcttttcttatttaatccaatacatattatatagtatatgtagctttcaaattttattgcCATATTGTTGGGGATTTTTGGACTAATATATACCTCAAATTGACAAATTCACTTGgtatatattctttttagattaaacgatttctttttcaaaataaatatacgaCGCTGTAAGTTACTAAAAATCAAATCCACAATAGGATCTCTCTATGTAATATCTATGTCTAGATTTGTGCTTGA from Juglans microcarpa x Juglans regia isolate MS1-56 chromosome 4S, Jm3101_v1.0, whole genome shotgun sequence carries:
- the LOC121262857 gene encoding LOW QUALITY PROTEIN: mechanosensitive ion channel protein 3, chloroplastic-like (The sequence of the model RefSeq protein was modified relative to this genomic sequence to represent the inferred CDS: deleted 1 base in 1 codon), producing MAPAGSMRLSRELGIYSSYGCGKQNRSVMGEVRLNLVRINLSSNSLRQDAWSLHLLSCVRGPIFPVSSGCNILLCRSAIVPGGGNEIPLLKSAAVVLKRSYDALHGISPALKLIPAAGIIAFAAWGLGPLLRLSRTIFLHRNDSNWKKSTTYYVMTSYLQPFLLWTAAILICRALDRVVLPSEASHAVKQRLLDFVRSLSTVLACAYCLSSLIQQAQQIFMEANDSSDARNMGFNFAGKAVYTAVWVAAVSLFMELLGFSTQKWLTAGGLGTVLLTLAGREIFTNFLSSVMIHATRPFVVNEWIQTKIEGYEVSGTVEHVGWWSPTIIRGDDREAVHIPNHQFTVNVVRNLSQKSHWRIKTHLAISHLDVNKINTIVADMRKVLAKNPQVEQQRLHRRVFLEGVNPENQALMILVSCFVKTSRMEEYLSVKEAILLDLLRVISHHRARLATPIRTVQKIYNGADLENIPFADTIFTRSRPYANRPLLLIEPSNRISGDDKNKSSARPMRNVEKDTKVEAVSTPDSKADKNTGSASSLDPKADHKTPAMSTSETSLNPKASAMQKSDTNMGNSVSDCTAQNNSEVLQLKHKNMEGAGKETMELNSEGVTHHGSTVEKPLASSLEAGSERTEISSASLQAKQDGGRAVASPTIPMPHLEENIVLGVALEGSKRTLPIEEEVASCPTIEESKELTAARNGSESPPITNDKKDGQMPAIPSGTRSD